A genomic region of Micromonospora sp. NBRC 110009 contains the following coding sequences:
- a CDS encoding amino acid adenylation domain-containing protein translates to MTTSPPTSALHGVPLPYPDVTLVELILDQAARTPDAVAVRQWDDALSYRQLVERAARLAAVLREQGVGPETRVGVCASRRPELVVTVLGVLLAGGCYVPLDAGGPGHRLRDIVADAGVRLVVGDLAEAEFGALPGIRTLAPAATAQQPVAPAGPPPCPAIPDNTAYVLFTSGSTGRPKGVLTTHRNLVQFVLGCAADTDADQGVRALCYASLGFDAVVIGLFVPLVVGGAVQLIGEADRADPDRIRRFVAAHEVNWGHLTVPVLALLDPADLPGWRLVMCGGEAVPADLARRWSRDRRFVDTYGPTETTVTAVAAELTGPLTDPVSIGRPVPNHRAYVVDAELRLVEPGAVGELLIGGPGLATGYLNRPGLTAERFVPDPFSGLPGERLYRTGDLVRQHPDHTLVYLGRADRQVKIHGQRIEPGEVEAVLREHPEVDAAVVEAVPGPERIELVAFLTPAGAPDQEQLREYLQDRLTPAMRPSRVVRLDRLPVGAVTGKLDRAALRALAAPSAAADPTGDGDDDPVRGPLARIWRRMVGVAARPESDFLADGGDSIAAMRLVAAIRDALGRRVEVADVFAARTFADLVDRTRRAERLPERELTTGNPPTLSPPQRRLWFVDQIARSSAPYNIALAHRLRGDLDTAALGAALRAVAERHDVLRWRIPQTAGMPYAVCEEPTDVAVPVVDLTGRADAETELTAMLAAGAAHAFDLATGPPWQVTVYRLGPDEHVLAVTLHHAVFDGWSEAVFAADLAAAYERAVVGEPARLPEPAARYADYAVWRAERDRRRGPADLDWWTAHLHAAPTVLDLPRDRPRPAVQTYTGAEARAALTEAADQAVRRLARRHRTTVAAVLLAGFGELLSRVTGGDDHVLGAVMADRRLAAFDDVVGFFIDTVPVRVRTGEASFADLVDRCAAELHEVSEHPGAPLERVVEALGVGRDTSRAPLVQVLFNVLNFVQPRLALTGLTGEPVPVPRPGSPFDITVYVVERAGRLGVELVYNPDLFDADRIDGLLADLVALVGALAEAPDAKTAEVATGLPRPAVRVPQLGAMTVVAEPNRAVTLPAGPDALTDTEELIAGIWREVLGKDRVGVADNFFDIGGHSMALAAVHARLTEATGRSITMLDLFRHPTVRALAASLDGTAERPELARAALRAAARRSRARRTPPRRPNQP, encoded by the coding sequence GTGACCACGAGTCCGCCCACCTCCGCCCTGCACGGGGTGCCACTGCCGTACCCGGACGTGACGCTGGTCGAGCTGATCCTGGACCAGGCCGCCCGTACCCCGGACGCGGTCGCCGTGCGCCAGTGGGACGACGCGCTCAGCTACCGGCAGCTGGTCGAGCGGGCCGCCCGGCTGGCGGCGGTCCTGCGCGAGCAGGGCGTGGGACCGGAGACCCGGGTCGGGGTCTGCGCGTCCCGCCGGCCGGAGCTGGTGGTCACCGTGCTCGGCGTGCTGCTGGCGGGCGGCTGCTACGTGCCGCTGGACGCGGGCGGCCCGGGCCACCGGCTGCGGGACATCGTGGCCGACGCGGGTGTGCGCCTGGTGGTCGGTGACCTGGCCGAGGCGGAGTTCGGCGCGCTGCCCGGCATCCGGACCCTCGCGCCGGCGGCCACCGCGCAGCAGCCGGTGGCCCCCGCCGGCCCGCCGCCCTGCCCCGCGATCCCGGACAACACCGCGTACGTGCTGTTCACCTCCGGCTCCACGGGTCGGCCCAAGGGCGTGCTCACCACCCACCGCAACCTGGTGCAGTTCGTCCTCGGCTGCGCCGCCGACACCGACGCCGACCAGGGCGTCCGGGCGCTCTGCTACGCGTCGCTCGGCTTCGACGCGGTCGTCATCGGACTCTTCGTGCCGCTGGTGGTCGGCGGCGCGGTGCAGCTCATCGGCGAGGCGGACCGGGCCGACCCGGACCGGATCCGGCGGTTCGTCGCCGCGCACGAGGTCAACTGGGGACACCTCACCGTCCCGGTGCTGGCGCTGCTCGACCCCGCCGACCTGCCCGGCTGGCGGCTGGTGATGTGCGGCGGGGAGGCGGTCCCGGCCGACCTGGCCCGGCGGTGGTCCCGGGACCGGCGGTTCGTCGACACCTACGGACCGACCGAGACGACCGTGACGGCGGTCGCCGCCGAGCTGACCGGGCCGCTGACGGATCCGGTGTCCATCGGACGCCCGGTGCCCAACCACCGGGCCTACGTGGTCGACGCCGAGCTGCGGCTGGTCGAGCCCGGCGCGGTGGGTGAGCTGCTGATCGGCGGCCCCGGCCTGGCCACCGGGTATCTCAACCGGCCCGGCCTCACCGCCGAGCGGTTCGTGCCGGACCCGTTCTCCGGCCTGCCCGGGGAGCGGCTCTACCGCACCGGCGACCTGGTCCGCCAGCATCCCGACCACACGCTGGTCTACCTCGGACGCGCCGACCGGCAGGTCAAGATCCACGGGCAGCGGATCGAACCCGGCGAGGTCGAGGCGGTGCTGCGGGAGCACCCCGAGGTGGACGCCGCGGTGGTCGAGGCGGTGCCGGGCCCGGAGCGCATCGAGCTGGTCGCCTTCCTCACCCCGGCCGGCGCACCCGACCAGGAACAGCTCCGCGAATACCTGCAGGACCGGCTCACCCCCGCCATGCGGCCGAGCCGGGTGGTCCGCCTGGACCGGCTGCCGGTCGGCGCGGTGACCGGAAAGCTCGACCGGGCCGCGCTGCGTGCCCTGGCCGCGCCGTCCGCCGCCGCCGACCCGACCGGCGACGGCGACGACGACCCGGTACGGGGGCCGCTGGCCCGGATCTGGCGGCGGATGGTCGGGGTGGCCGCCCGCCCGGAGAGCGACTTCCTCGCCGACGGCGGCGACTCGATCGCGGCGATGCGGCTGGTCGCCGCGATCCGCGACGCGCTGGGCCGGCGGGTGGAGGTGGCGGACGTCTTCGCCGCCCGCACCTTCGCCGACCTGGTGGACCGGACGCGCCGGGCGGAACGCCTCCCCGAGCGGGAGTTGACCACCGGGAACCCGCCGACCCTCTCCCCGCCGCAGCGGCGGCTCTGGTTCGTCGACCAGATCGCCCGGTCCAGCGCCCCCTACAACATCGCGTTGGCGCACCGGCTCCGCGGCGACCTGGACACCGCTGCCCTCGGCGCCGCGCTGCGGGCCGTGGCCGAGCGGCACGACGTGCTGCGCTGGCGCATCCCGCAGACCGCCGGCATGCCGTACGCGGTCTGTGAGGAGCCCACCGACGTGGCGGTCCCGGTGGTGGACCTGACCGGGCGCGCCGACGCCGAGACCGAGCTGACCGCGATGCTGGCCGCCGGTGCCGCGCACGCCTTCGACCTGGCCACCGGCCCGCCCTGGCAGGTGACCGTCTACCGGCTCGGGCCGGACGAGCACGTGCTGGCCGTCACCCTGCACCACGCGGTCTTCGACGGCTGGTCCGAGGCGGTCTTCGCCGCGGACCTCGCCGCCGCGTACGAGCGGGCCGTGGTCGGCGAACCGGCGCGGCTGCCCGAGCCGGCCGCCCGGTACGCCGACTACGCGGTCTGGCGGGCCGAGCGTGACCGGCGGCGGGGCCCGGCGGACCTGGACTGGTGGACGGCGCACCTGCACGCCGCGCCGACCGTGCTGGACCTGCCCCGGGACCGGCCCCGGCCGGCGGTGCAGACGTACACCGGGGCGGAGGCCCGCGCCGCCCTGACCGAGGCGGCCGACCAGGCCGTCCGGCGGCTGGCCCGCCGGCACCGCACCACCGTGGCCGCGGTCCTGCTGGCCGGCTTCGGTGAGCTGCTCAGCCGGGTGACCGGCGGCGACGACCACGTGCTCGGCGCGGTGATGGCCGACCGGCGGCTGGCCGCCTTCGACGACGTGGTCGGCTTCTTCATCGACACCGTGCCGGTCCGGGTCCGCACCGGCGAGGCCAGCTTCGCCGACCTGGTCGACCGTTGCGCCGCCGAGCTGCACGAGGTGAGCGAGCACCCCGGCGCCCCCCTCGAACGGGTCGTCGAGGCGCTCGGCGTGGGCCGCGACACCTCCCGCGCCCCGCTCGTGCAGGTGCTGTTCAACGTGCTGAACTTCGTCCAGCCCCGGCTGGCGCTCACCGGGCTGACCGGCGAGCCGGTGCCGGTGCCCCGGCCGGGCTCGCCCTTCGACATCACCGTCTACGTCGTCGAGCGGGCCGGCCGGCTCGGCGTCGAGCTCGTCTACAACCCGGACCTCTTCGACGCCGACCGGATCGACGGGCTGCTGGCGGACCTCGTCGCGCTGGTCGGCGCGCTGGCCGAGGCGCCCGACGCGAAGACCGCCGAGGTGGCCACCGGCCTGCCCCGCCCCGCCGTACGGGTGCCGCAGCTCGGCGCGATGACGGTCGTGGCCGAACCGAACCGGGCGGTGACGCTGCCGGCCGGCCCGGACGCGCTGACCGACACCGAGGAGCTGATCGCCGGCATCTGGCGGGAGGTGCTCGGCAAGGACCGGGTCGGGGTCGCCGACAACTTCTTCGACATCGGCGGCCACTCGATGGCCCTCGCCGCGGTGCACGCCCGGCTCACCGAGGCCACCGGCCGCTCGATCACCATGCTCGACCTGTTCCGCCACCCGACCGTGCGGGCCCTCGCCGCCAGCCTGGACGGCACCGCCGAGCGGCCGGAACTGGCCCGCGCCGCGCTGCGCGCCGCCGCCCGGCGCAGCCGGGCCCGCCGTACCCCGCCCCGACGACCGAACCAACCGTGA
- a CDS encoding lantibiotic dehydratase gives MSHLLPLGDTGWSVWRDLVLRTAGFPAAGLDRFAAPEAAAVADALLAGESSPELLDKALREAFAESSAVAGEIAADPLVREAVTWQNPDMLVALDGLLRTDPAVRNKPRRKREIAVLRYWQRYCGKAETIGFFGPVCWGAVDPAEPDTRLAPGPGLVARREVCFEAWALLAYADRLADDLAVRRWWAPALPPHLTVEGRQLRRPLHPPIELSPVEARTLAGCDGRTPAVELVERVRADGGVRTAGDGFLLLDRLVERGQLTWDAGLPNNPRAQRVLDQRIAAIGDPAVRARVTADFDRLRAARDEVAAAAGDPDRLRAALAALNAEFTAVTGRAATRHGGQMYTGRTIVYEETGRDLDFTLGTAVLDALAAPLAVVLQAARWLTAEIGAGCERILAELYAELAADGPVRLADIWSLAQGLLVAPDGPVAAAGATFTARWAELFGLSDVPPERTEVRLDSADLAERVRALFPADRPGWPSARIHSPDVQISAHSVDALNRGEFLLVLGELHPATVPFDSAVLSPFHPDPAQLRAGIDADLGPARIRLLYPADFPRQATRTTWFFAGPRDRQLGIDTARGADLDRLVPATGVRVESAAGELTAVLPDGSRWPLVEVFANLLGSVLLDSFKLVAPAAVTPRITIDRLVVARRTWRTTVGESGLAGHATESDRFLAVRRFRARHGLPERVFVKIGTEVKPCYVDLTGPLYAQSLCAMVDAAARSGPDVSLVVGELLPGPDEAWVTDAHGAGYVSEIRLQVTDPAAFRTEEESR, from the coding sequence ATGAGCCATTTGCTGCCGCTCGGCGACACCGGCTGGTCGGTGTGGCGGGACCTGGTGCTGCGTACCGCCGGCTTCCCGGCCGCCGGGCTCGACCGGTTCGCCGCGCCCGAGGCGGCCGCCGTCGCCGACGCCCTGCTCGCTGGCGAGAGCAGCCCGGAGCTGCTCGACAAGGCGCTGCGTGAGGCGTTCGCCGAGTCCTCCGCGGTGGCCGGGGAGATCGCCGCCGACCCGCTGGTGCGCGAGGCGGTCACCTGGCAGAACCCGGACATGCTGGTGGCGCTCGACGGCCTGCTGCGCACCGACCCGGCGGTGCGCAACAAGCCCCGCCGCAAGCGGGAGATCGCGGTGCTGCGGTACTGGCAGCGCTACTGCGGCAAGGCGGAGACCATCGGCTTCTTCGGCCCGGTCTGCTGGGGCGCCGTCGACCCCGCCGAGCCCGACACCCGGCTGGCCCCGGGGCCCGGCCTGGTCGCCCGCCGGGAGGTGTGCTTCGAGGCGTGGGCGCTGCTGGCGTACGCCGACCGGCTCGCCGACGACCTGGCGGTCCGCCGGTGGTGGGCCCCGGCGCTGCCGCCCCACCTGACCGTCGAGGGACGGCAGCTGCGCCGGCCGCTGCACCCGCCGATCGAGCTGTCCCCGGTGGAGGCTCGGACGCTCGCCGGCTGCGACGGCCGGACGCCGGCGGTCGAACTGGTGGAGCGGGTCCGCGCCGACGGCGGCGTGCGGACCGCCGGCGACGGCTTTCTGCTGCTGGACCGGCTGGTCGAGCGGGGCCAGCTGACGTGGGACGCCGGCCTGCCGAACAATCCGCGCGCCCAGCGGGTGCTCGACCAGCGGATCGCCGCGATCGGCGACCCGGCGGTGCGGGCCCGGGTGACCGCCGACTTCGACCGGCTCCGCGCGGCCCGGGACGAGGTGGCCGCGGCCGCCGGGGACCCGGACCGGCTCAGGGCGGCGCTCGCCGCGCTGAACGCCGAGTTCACCGCCGTCACCGGCCGGGCGGCGACGCGGCACGGCGGGCAGATGTACACCGGACGCACCATCGTCTACGAGGAGACCGGGCGGGACCTCGACTTCACCCTCGGGACGGCGGTCCTCGACGCGCTGGCCGCCCCGCTCGCGGTGGTGCTCCAGGCCGCCCGGTGGCTGACCGCGGAGATCGGCGCCGGCTGCGAACGCATCCTCGCCGAGCTGTACGCCGAGCTCGCCGCCGACGGACCGGTGCGGCTGGCCGACATCTGGTCGCTGGCGCAGGGGCTGCTGGTGGCCCCCGACGGCCCGGTCGCCGCGGCCGGCGCCACCTTCACCGCCCGCTGGGCCGAGCTGTTCGGGCTGTCCGACGTGCCGCCGGAGCGCACCGAGGTGCGGCTGGACAGCGCCGACCTGGCCGAGCGGGTCCGGGCCCTCTTCCCGGCCGACCGGCCCGGCTGGCCCTCCGCCCGGATCCACAGCCCGGACGTGCAGATCAGCGCGCACAGCGTCGATGCGCTCAACCGGGGGGAGTTCCTGCTCGTCCTCGGCGAGCTGCATCCGGCCACCGTGCCGTTCGACAGCGCGGTGCTCAGCCCGTTCCACCCGGACCCGGCGCAGCTGCGCGCCGGGATCGACGCCGACCTCGGTCCGGCCCGGATCCGGCTGCTCTACCCGGCCGACTTCCCCCGGCAGGCGACCCGGACCACCTGGTTCTTCGCCGGCCCGCGGGACCGCCAGCTCGGCATCGACACCGCCCGCGGCGCCGACCTCGACCGGCTGGTCCCGGCGACCGGCGTACGCGTCGAGTCCGCCGCGGGCGAGTTGACCGCGGTGCTGCCCGACGGGTCCCGCTGGCCGCTGGTGGAGGTCTTCGCCAACCTGCTCGGCTCGGTGCTGCTGGACAGCTTCAAGCTGGTGGCCCCGGCTGCGGTGACCCCGCGCATCACGATCGACCGGCTCGTCGTGGCCCGCCGCACCTGGCGGACCACCGTCGGCGAGTCCGGCCTGGCCGGCCACGCCACCGAGTCCGACCGGTTCCTGGCCGTCCGCCGCTTCCGGGCCCGGCACGGCCTGCCCGAGCGGGTGTTCGTCAAGATCGGCACCGAGGTCAAGCCCTGCTACGTCGACCTGACCGGCCCGCTCTACGCGCAGTCGCTCTGCGCCATGGTCGACGCCGCCGCCCGGTCCGGCCCGGACGTCTCCCTGGTGGTCGGCGAGCTGCTGCCCGGCCCGGACGAGGCGTGGGTGACCGACGCCCACGGCGCGGGCTACGTGAGCGAGATCCGGCTGCAGGTCACCGACCCCGCCGCCTTCCGTACCGAAGAGGAGTCCCGGTGA
- a CDS encoding thioesterase domain-containing protein — protein MNWFVSAGSRPQAPVRLFCLPYAGAGASAFRRWQEGIGPDVEVLPVQLPGRENRISEDPRFEIAEVAAAIASRADRPYAVYGHSMGGRVGFEVVRELRRTGGPLPLRLYVGGARAPHVTAPSLFDGLSQVGDEELLRRLGEGGGLPAELLDHPELVELLLPLLRADFGRVDSYRYVPGEPLPVPIVAFSGARDRAVTPAHSAAWAEHTAAGFTLREIAGGHFFLHDQLPELLAAIRADLTEALAAARPDAAPPAAGVAPAGAHRVPLGDTGWSVWRDAILRGTGFPADGLTLFHAPRAAAAADELLAAGSGADRFDKEFDEAVRAGAHQLSELAGQPLLREAVTWQNGGALVALDGLVRGGGEAARNVRRRDRERALLKYWQRYTGKNETVGFFGPGCWVTVDPDLPEVARISQGPGLTRRRWVWFESWALTAYADTLGADLAVRRWWPPMLCSHLSLRDRAVLRPGRPPVALSPVEAALLGAVDGRRPAHELVTDPAVGLRRPEDGYTLLDRLAARELITWDAALPVSPEAEPVLTARIEAIGDEPVRAAARAGWDRLRAARDAVAATAGDPDRLRTALDALNTTFTELTGAAPRRRDGQMYAGRTVCYEDTSRDLDVVFGAPLLADLAAPLDVLLRAARWMVEALAEAYGEVFRGLYEELRAEAGDGQVALSDLWFLVQGLFWGAGERPVDAVSAEFAARWAGLFGLDSLPAGTTEVRLRVADLAARIDEVFPGTRPDWSNALMHSPDLQICATDVDALRRGEYTVVLGELHAAWSSFDCAVFTPSHPDVERLRAALAADLGERRIRLLFPSEWPRRTSRTAESLTGPTDRHLAFQPAPGGEPERVLPTVDLTVSDADGRLVATAPDGQRWPLTEVFAELLSAHAVDGFKLVAAAPYTPRITLDNLVVARQTWRTTVGESGLATVTGERERFLAVRDWRRRLALPEQVYIKLGTETKPCFVDLGSPAFANMFCAMVRAARIDGGDGVSLVVSEMLPTPDQAWVPDGEGRRYFSELRLQIVDEHREAAR, from the coding sequence TTGAACTGGTTCGTCTCCGCCGGAAGCCGACCCCAGGCGCCGGTGAGGTTGTTCTGCCTGCCCTACGCCGGAGCCGGCGCGAGCGCGTTCCGGCGCTGGCAGGAGGGGATCGGCCCGGACGTCGAGGTGCTGCCGGTGCAGCTGCCCGGCCGGGAGAACCGGATCAGCGAGGATCCACGCTTCGAGATCGCCGAGGTGGCCGCCGCCATCGCGTCCCGGGCCGATCGCCCGTACGCCGTCTACGGCCACTCGATGGGCGGCCGGGTCGGCTTCGAGGTGGTCCGCGAGCTGCGCCGCACCGGCGGACCGCTGCCGCTGCGCCTGTATGTCGGCGGCGCCCGCGCCCCGCACGTCACCGCGCCCAGCCTCTTCGACGGGCTGTCCCAGGTGGGCGACGAGGAGCTGCTGCGCCGTCTCGGCGAGGGCGGCGGCCTCCCCGCCGAGCTGCTGGACCACCCCGAGTTGGTGGAGCTGCTGCTGCCCCTGCTGCGGGCCGACTTCGGCCGGGTCGACAGCTACCGGTACGTGCCCGGCGAGCCGCTGCCGGTGCCGATCGTCGCCTTCAGCGGCGCCCGGGACCGGGCGGTGACTCCCGCGCACAGCGCGGCCTGGGCCGAGCACACCGCCGCCGGCTTCACCCTGCGGGAGATCGCCGGCGGGCACTTCTTCCTGCACGACCAGCTCCCCGAGCTGCTCGCCGCGATCCGCGCCGACCTCACCGAGGCGCTCGCCGCCGCCCGGCCCGACGCCGCGCCGCCGGCCGCCGGCGTCGCCCCGGCGGGCGCGCACCGGGTGCCCCTCGGCGACACCGGCTGGTCGGTGTGGCGGGACGCGATCCTGCGCGGCACCGGGTTCCCGGCCGACGGGCTGACCCTGTTCCACGCCCCGCGCGCCGCCGCCGCGGCCGACGAGCTGCTCGCCGCCGGCTCCGGCGCGGACCGGTTCGACAAGGAGTTCGACGAGGCGGTCCGCGCGGGCGCCCACCAGCTCAGCGAGCTGGCCGGCCAGCCGCTGCTGCGCGAGGCCGTCACGTGGCAGAACGGCGGTGCCCTGGTCGCGCTGGACGGCCTGGTCCGCGGCGGTGGCGAGGCGGCCCGCAACGTCCGGCGCCGGGACCGGGAGCGGGCCCTGCTGAAGTACTGGCAGCGCTACACCGGCAAGAACGAGACGGTCGGCTTCTTCGGCCCCGGCTGCTGGGTGACGGTGGACCCGGACCTGCCGGAGGTCGCCCGGATCAGCCAGGGGCCCGGCCTGACCCGCCGCCGCTGGGTCTGGTTCGAGTCGTGGGCGCTCACCGCGTACGCCGACACGCTCGGCGCGGACCTGGCCGTGCGCCGCTGGTGGCCGCCGATGCTCTGCTCCCACCTGAGCCTGCGGGACCGCGCCGTGCTGCGGCCCGGCCGGCCGCCGGTGGCCCTGTCCCCGGTGGAGGCGGCGCTGCTCGGCGCCGTCGACGGCCGCCGCCCCGCGCACGAGCTGGTGACCGACCCGGCGGTCGGGTTGCGCCGCCCCGAGGACGGCTACACCCTGCTGGACCGGCTGGCGGCCCGGGAGCTGATCACCTGGGACGCCGCGCTGCCCGTCAGCCCCGAGGCGGAACCGGTGCTCACCGCCCGCATCGAGGCGATCGGTGACGAGCCGGTGCGGGCGGCGGCGCGGGCCGGGTGGGACCGGCTGCGCGCCGCGCGGGACGCGGTCGCCGCGACCGCCGGCGACCCCGACCGGCTGCGCACGGCCCTCGACGCGCTCAACACCACCTTCACCGAGCTGACCGGGGCGGCGCCCCGGCGCCGGGACGGCCAGATGTACGCCGGCCGGACCGTCTGCTACGAGGACACCAGCCGCGACCTCGACGTGGTCTTCGGCGCGCCGCTGCTCGCCGACCTGGCCGCCCCGCTCGACGTGCTGCTGCGCGCCGCCCGGTGGATGGTCGAGGCGCTCGCCGAGGCGTACGGGGAGGTGTTCCGCGGGCTCTACGAGGAGCTGCGCGCCGAGGCCGGGGACGGGCAGGTGGCCCTCTCCGACCTCTGGTTCCTGGTGCAGGGCCTGTTCTGGGGCGCCGGCGAGCGGCCGGTCGACGCGGTGTCCGCCGAGTTCGCGGCGCGCTGGGCGGGCCTGTTCGGGCTGGACTCGCTCCCCGCGGGCACCACCGAGGTCCGGCTGCGGGTCGCCGACCTCGCCGCCCGGATCGACGAGGTCTTCCCCGGCACCCGCCCGGACTGGTCCAACGCCCTGATGCACAGCCCCGACCTGCAGATCTGCGCGACCGATGTGGACGCGCTGCGCCGCGGCGAGTACACCGTGGTCCTCGGCGAGCTGCACGCCGCCTGGTCGTCGTTCGACTGCGCGGTCTTCACCCCGTCGCACCCGGACGTCGAGCGGCTGCGCGCGGCGCTCGCCGCCGACCTCGGCGAGCGGCGGATCCGGCTGCTGTTCCCCTCCGAGTGGCCCCGCCGGACCAGCCGCACCGCCGAGTCGCTGACCGGCCCGACCGACCGGCACCTGGCGTTCCAGCCGGCGCCGGGCGGGGAGCCGGAACGGGTGCTGCCCACCGTGGACCTCACCGTCAGCGACGCCGACGGCCGGCTGGTCGCCACCGCCCCGGACGGCCAGCGCTGGCCGCTCACCGAGGTCTTCGCCGAGCTGCTCAGCGCGCACGCGGTGGACGGCTTCAAGCTGGTCGCCGCCGCGCCGTACACGCCGCGGATCACCCTGGACAACCTGGTGGTGGCCCGGCAGACCTGGCGAACGACGGTGGGGGAGAGCGGCCTGGCCACGGTCACCGGGGAGCGGGAGCGCTTCCTCGCGGTCCGGGACTGGCGGCGCCGGCTCGCCCTGCCGGAGCAGGTCTACATCAAGCTCGGCACCGAGACCAAGCCCTGCTTCGTCGACCTGGGCAGCCCCGCCTTCGCGAACATGTTCTGCGCGATGGTCCGGGCCGCCCGGATCGACGGCGGGGACGGCGTGTCGCTGGTGGTCAGCGAGATGCTGCCCACCCCGGACCAGGCGTGGGTGCCCGACGGCGAGGGCCGGCGGTACTTCAGCGAGCTGCGCCTGCAGATCGTGGACGAGCACCGGGAGGCGGCCCGATGA